One window of the Marinifilum sp. JC120 genome contains the following:
- a CDS encoding phage major capsid protein — MKRRAATMPEQRTKPTLDAVQGCRRAYFPVEGVRAIDEEKRIVEVAFSSDAELEQWWRTNLILEHTEKAVRLKRLNDGGAVLFNHKRDDHLGVVETARIDADGKGRAEVRFGKGKRADEKYNDVLDGILRHISVGFDIHEVKLVETRDDDLDVYRATDWEPYEISFVTIPLDHSVGVGRDNTFKEGEMPKPNGTPEDAGGGVNESAIREKALNDERERTNALLKIGRDYNAPEDAQRFVSEGKTPDQFRQFLLEKLDARGQADEATPDEMNEPIGLTEREIQNYSFCKALRALDPNNNEARDAAGFELDVSRAAAQKMGRDAQGIMVPPEVLTTPLLRTYTTGTGSAPHGGVLVDTNLLADSFIDMLRARCLLMGLGTKLAGLVGNIEIPKQLAGAQGYVVNEDEDTTGSEGDFGQVKMSPSTIGALSEISRRLLMQNSLDVEAFVRRDLAIALAHKLDDLGYYGTGVDEPLGLKNTTGVNAVLFATAGKPTFQEIIQMETEVSADNADVDSMAYLFGARMRGTFKGTLKVPGVAGFIWEQGNTVNGYNVGVTNKVATGDVFFGNYSDLFVGLWGGLDLTLDPYTHSAKGRLRIIAMQDSDFAARHGESFCYGKAAA, encoded by the coding sequence ATGAAACGGAGGGCGGCGACGATGCCGGAACAGAGAACAAAGCCGACGCTTGATGCGGTTCAGGGATGCCGCCGGGCATATTTCCCGGTTGAAGGTGTCCGGGCCATTGATGAAGAAAAGCGCATTGTTGAAGTTGCTTTTTCCAGTGATGCGGAGCTTGAGCAATGGTGGCGTACAAATTTAATCCTTGAACACACTGAAAAGGCTGTCCGTCTTAAGCGGTTAAACGACGGCGGTGCAGTGCTTTTTAACCACAAACGGGATGATCATCTGGGTGTGGTGGAAACTGCACGGATTGACGCTGACGGCAAAGGCCGTGCTGAAGTTCGTTTCGGTAAAGGAAAGCGGGCAGACGAAAAGTACAATGATGTTCTGGACGGTATCCTTAGACATATTTCCGTAGGGTTCGACATTCATGAAGTGAAGCTTGTTGAAACCCGCGACGACGATCTGGACGTATACAGGGCTACCGATTGGGAACCCTATGAAATTTCTTTTGTGACCATTCCCCTTGACCATTCCGTAGGGGTTGGACGCGATAACACTTTTAAGGAGGGAGAAATGCCCAAACCCAATGGAACCCCTGAAGACGCTGGCGGTGGTGTTAATGAATCCGCGATTCGTGAAAAGGCGTTGAACGATGAACGCGAAAGGACCAATGCACTGTTGAAAATCGGACGTGACTATAATGCGCCTGAAGATGCACAGCGTTTTGTTTCTGAAGGTAAGACCCCGGACCAGTTCCGCCAGTTCCTGCTTGAAAAGCTGGATGCCAGAGGACAGGCTGACGAAGCCACGCCGGATGAAATGAACGAACCTATCGGCCTTACTGAGCGTGAGATTCAGAACTATTCTTTCTGCAAGGCTCTTCGCGCTCTTGACCCCAACAACAATGAAGCAAGGGACGCCGCAGGGTTTGAACTTGACGTCTCCAGAGCAGCAGCCCAGAAAATGGGACGTGATGCACAGGGGATTATGGTTCCCCCTGAAGTTTTGACCACTCCTTTGCTTCGTACCTACACCACAGGCACTGGCAGTGCCCCTCACGGCGGTGTATTGGTTGACACTAATCTTCTTGCCGACAGTTTTATTGACATGCTTCGCGCTCGTTGTCTTCTTATGGGACTGGGTACAAAGCTTGCTGGCCTTGTCGGGAATATTGAAATTCCGAAACAGCTTGCAGGGGCACAGGGCTATGTTGTCAATGAAGACGAAGATACCACAGGTTCTGAAGGTGACTTCGGACAGGTTAAAATGTCGCCTTCCACAATTGGCGCATTGAGTGAAATTTCACGCCGCCTGCTTATGCAGAACAGCCTTGATGTAGAAGCTTTCGTCCGTCGTGATCTTGCAATTGCGCTTGCGCACAAGCTTGACGATCTCGGCTATTATGGAACTGGTGTTGATGAACCTCTCGGCCTTAAAAATACCACCGGGGTTAACGCTGTCCTTTTTGCCACTGCTGGCAAGCCTACTTTTCAGGAAATCATTCAGATGGAAACTGAGGTTTCGGCTGATAATGCTGATGTTGACAGCATGGCTTACCTGTTCGGTGCCCGTATGCGCGGAACTTTTAAAGGAACCCTTAAGGTTCCGGGCGTTGCCGGGTTTATCTGGGAACAGGGCAACACTGTAAACGGATACAACGTAGGCGTAACAAATAAAGTCGCCACTGGTGATGTCTTCTTCGGCAACTATTCCGATCTGTTTGTTGGTCTGTGGGGTGGGCTTGATCTGACTCTTGACCCGTATACCCACAGTGCAAAAGGTCGCCTGCGCATTATCGCAATGCAGGATTCAGACTTTGCGGCTCGCCATGGCGAAAGCTTTTGTTACGGCAAAGCTGCCGCATAA
- a CDS encoding DNA-binding protein, whose protein sequence is MPNLQTLTVKAVAEKLNARPDWVRRLIHSKELKACNIGSSKRPLYRVRKADLDTFIESRTVEGVEEG, encoded by the coding sequence GTGCCTAATCTTCAAACTCTCACAGTCAAAGCAGTAGCCGAAAAGCTTAACGCCCGTCCTGATTGGGTGCGCCGCCTGATTCATAGCAAGGAATTGAAGGCATGTAATATTGGTAGCTCCAAAAGGCCGTTGTATCGCGTCCGTAAGGCTGATTTAGACACATTTATCGAATCTCGCACTGTAGAAGGCGTAGAGGAGGGCTAA
- a CDS encoding integrase: MQGCRPLSREEVQLIHDSFTGRYATRNRCLFVLGVLAGFRIKEMLSLRVKDVVANKKIRSLLRVARRNMKGSQKSRTVYLAREAQLEILHQVHALQWPGQDVFLFRAQGNKNKAISYTQARRVLLDAFTGCGVADQVGTHSLRKTFANELFEFMLGLLADGEQVEPFMEVSTALGHSDPKSTKHYLSFRDAARRRAIKNMGARLSA, encoded by the coding sequence ATGCAAGGTTGCCGCCCACTAAGCCGGGAAGAAGTCCAGCTTATCCATGACAGCTTCACAGGCCGATACGCAACCCGGAATAGATGCCTGTTTGTGCTTGGCGTGCTGGCGGGCTTCCGCATCAAGGAAATGCTTTCCTTGCGCGTGAAGGACGTTGTTGCAAACAAGAAAATACGGTCACTGTTGCGCGTTGCCCGCCGGAATATGAAAGGCTCTCAGAAAAGCCGGACTGTCTACCTTGCGCGTGAGGCGCAATTAGAAATACTGCATCAAGTACATGCCCTGCAATGGCCCGGTCAGGATGTTTTCCTGTTCCGGGCACAGGGCAACAAGAATAAGGCCATATCGTACACGCAAGCCCGCCGGGTGCTGCTGGACGCATTCACCGGGTGCGGTGTCGCGGATCAGGTCGGCACTCACAGTTTGAGAAAGACTTTTGCTAACGAACTCTTTGAATTTATGCTCGGGCTGTTGGCTGATGGTGAGCAGGTTGAGCCGTTTATGGAAGTTTCAACCGCTTTGGGTCATAGCGACCCGAAAAGTACCAAACATTACCTGTCGTTCCGGGATGCAGCCCGCCGCCGGGCAATCAAAAACATGGGAGCGCGTTTAAGTGCCTAA
- a CDS encoding phage portal protein, translating into MNLMDIFRGRSEVPQEAVQESERKTKRFGRGKNIMPHGLRRGFGSATGNFESANVDRLNSGWTTEPISALLLVERNWRILCARGRECSHNTAHGKKFLKLVKKNVVGPAGVQVTPTVKGPDGKADKIAREALAAAWKDWGKNPDVTGIHTWRSFQGLAMETVGRDGEVFARKLKGRKYGKYRFQLQFIDPARCPSDYREKLSNGNYVRAGIEFTSYGKPVAYYFRIDADDLYSGVIHNSNNYERIPADEIIHLFVPEMINQPRGLSWMGTALQRLRQLNKYEEAAIINANIGASKMGFFEADPEYVDVDADDDEELEEDFPLDAEPGTFDTLPVGWKFNKWDPQYPQGEFEGFYKTILHVVAAGLGVSYSSLSGDLSKVNYSSIRAGMLDERDLWMELQSWFIEKLVQPVFEEWVSVAVLAQAVTIGLNPLRVERIDQYMQARYQGRRWKWADPAKEVAASREEQAGLMKSVSSTIREQGGVPEDVFEEISEEREKWAELGIAPTEKPAENTNETEGGDDAGTENKADA; encoded by the coding sequence ATGAACCTCATGGATATTTTTAGAGGCCGTTCTGAAGTGCCGCAGGAAGCAGTTCAGGAATCGGAACGCAAAACAAAGCGTTTTGGACGCGGTAAAAATATTATGCCGCATGGCCTTCGTCGTGGTTTCGGTTCGGCAACCGGCAATTTTGAATCAGCTAATGTTGACCGGCTAAATTCCGGCTGGACAACTGAACCCATTTCGGCCTTGCTCCTTGTTGAACGTAACTGGCGTATTTTGTGCGCCCGTGGTCGTGAGTGTTCCCACAATACCGCTCACGGTAAAAAATTTCTCAAGCTGGTTAAAAAGAATGTCGTAGGCCCTGCCGGGGTTCAAGTTACCCCCACGGTCAAAGGTCCCGACGGTAAAGCCGACAAAATAGCCCGTGAAGCTCTTGCGGCTGCTTGGAAAGATTGGGGTAAGAACCCTGACGTTACAGGCATTCATACTTGGCGGTCATTTCAAGGGCTGGCAATGGAAACCGTCGGGCGTGATGGTGAAGTTTTTGCGCGGAAGTTAAAAGGGCGCAAATACGGTAAGTATCGTTTTCAGCTTCAGTTTATTGACCCTGCCCGTTGTCCTTCTGATTACAGGGAAAAACTTTCAAACGGTAACTACGTCCGTGCTGGGATTGAGTTTACTTCATATGGCAAGCCCGTTGCCTACTATTTTCGCATAGACGCTGATGATTTATACAGCGGCGTTATTCATAACAGCAACAACTATGAACGTATTCCGGCGGATGAAATTATCCACTTGTTTGTGCCGGAAATGATCAACCAGCCGCGCGGACTCTCTTGGATGGGAACCGCGCTTCAGCGTCTTCGCCAGCTAAACAAGTACGAAGAGGCGGCGATTATCAACGCTAATATCGGCGCGTCGAAGATGGGCTTTTTTGAAGCTGATCCCGAATATGTTGATGTTGATGCCGACGACGATGAAGAACTCGAAGAAGATTTTCCGTTAGATGCTGAACCGGGTACGTTTGATACTTTGCCTGTTGGTTGGAAGTTCAACAAATGGGACCCGCAGTATCCGCAGGGAGAATTTGAAGGGTTCTATAAAACGATTCTTCACGTAGTCGCCGCCGGGCTTGGCGTTTCTTATTCTTCCCTTTCTGGTGACCTATCCAAAGTGAATTATTCCTCAATCCGTGCAGGGATGCTTGATGAGCGCGACCTGTGGATGGAGTTGCAAAGCTGGTTCATTGAAAAGCTAGTTCAACCCGTCTTTGAAGAGTGGGTTTCTGTTGCTGTGCTGGCTCAAGCCGTCACCATAGGATTAAACCCGCTCCGGGTTGAACGGATCGACCAGTATATGCAGGCTCGTTACCAAGGCCGTCGCTGGAAATGGGCAGACCCGGCGAAAGAAGTCGCCGCCAGCAGAGAAGAACAGGCTGGGCTTATGAAGTCTGTATCTTCGACAATCCGTGAACAGGGCGGTGTACCGGAAGACGTTTTTGAAGAAATATCAGAAGAGCGTGAAAAGTGGGCCGAACTTGGAATAGCTCCAACGGAAAAGCCCGCAGAGAATACAAATGAAACGGAGGGCGGCGACGATGCCGGAACAGAGAACAAAGCCGACGCTTGA
- a CDS encoding phage baseplate assembly protein V produces MQSPSYGASETDRRLANVIRIGTVAEADYPKARYRVSFGAAVTDWLPWLTFRAGGDLSWWAPEVGEQVVVLAPSGETSGGIVLGSIYSKDHPAPADRPTICRVVFKDGAVMEYDRENHVLHSYIPGDVVNEIDRDMSTQVHRDVFWRVDRDVFHDIGGNRTDTIGGNLFLLVAGNVQRTIDGKLIVTVDDEIIFKSATRVTLSAPQLVFDGPITHGNSIHGGGAEFYGEIIHREGDFIQKDGDTVSQGVSLQHHVHPNTEEPIGGAS; encoded by the coding sequence ATGCAATCACCATCCTATGGAGCATCCGAAACAGACCGCCGCCTAGCAAACGTTATCCGTATTGGAACCGTTGCCGAAGCCGATTACCCGAAAGCGCGTTATCGCGTGTCTTTTGGTGCTGCTGTTACGGATTGGCTTCCGTGGTTGACTTTTCGCGCTGGTGGCGACCTTTCATGGTGGGCACCGGAAGTCGGCGAACAGGTGGTTGTGCTTGCTCCGTCCGGTGAAACTTCCGGCGGGATTGTGCTTGGCTCCATCTATTCGAAAGATCATCCGGCCCCGGCTGATCGGCCTACCATTTGCCGGGTTGTCTTTAAAGATGGTGCGGTCATGGAATATGACCGTGAAAACCATGTTCTGCATTCATATATTCCCGGTGATGTGGTCAACGAAATTGACCGGGACATGTCCACTCAAGTTCACCGGGATGTCTTCTGGCGTGTTGACCGGGATGTTTTTCATGACATTGGCGGCAACCGCACCGATACAATCGGCGGGAATCTTTTTCTTTTGGTTGCCGGGAATGTTCAGCGAACTATTGACGGCAAGCTGATAGTCACGGTTGATGATGAAATCATTTTCAAGAGTGCAACCCGCGTCACCCTTTCCGCTCCGCAGTTGGTCTTTGACGGCCCCATTACCCACGGCAATTCTATCCACGGCGGCGGGGCTGAATTCTACGGTGAAATCATCCACCGCGAAGGGGATTTCATTCAGAAAGACGGCGACACCGTTTCGCAAGGCGTTTCCCTGCAACATCATGTTCACCCCAATACTGAAGAACCTATCGGGGGTGCATCATGA
- a CDS encoding DUF2971 domain-containing protein: MKDIENRTNWDASLWRYFKTERFIELLKTSSIYFSSATQFEDRFEGACQIVTQKNKDITIDYTLEHAFKDLRRMIKISCWHTAQYESDAMWKLYAGQRKGIAITTTPKKLKNGLKPYQIKPTYGEEKVHCGPIEYIDLSKKSLKPSLLNTFYKKHMAFEWEKEFRLAISLRLADEYGVDIPDEGISVDVNLEKLIDRIVLGPNLEKDTIEQIYKVANSVNLADKIEMSTLTYTPMYVPAGPLVIT; this comes from the coding sequence ATGAAAGATATTGAGAATAGAACAAATTGGGACGCCTCTCTTTGGAGGTACTTCAAAACAGAACGGTTTATAGAATTACTTAAAACATCTTCGATATACTTCTCTTCTGCCACTCAATTTGAAGATAGATTTGAAGGGGCTTGTCAAATTGTAACCCAAAAAAATAAAGATATAACAATAGACTATACATTAGAACATGCCTTTAAAGACCTAAGGAGAATGATAAAAATATCATGCTGGCACACTGCTCAGTATGAAAGTGATGCAATGTGGAAACTGTACGCTGGACAACGCAAAGGCATTGCAATCACCACAACACCCAAAAAATTAAAGAATGGATTAAAACCGTATCAGATTAAGCCAACTTATGGAGAGGAAAAGGTACACTGTGGACCAATTGAATACATAGATTTGTCAAAAAAGAGTCTAAAACCATCATTACTTAACACTTTTTATAAAAAACATATGGCTTTTGAATGGGAAAAAGAGTTTCGTCTTGCCATATCATTACGTCTTGCAGACGAGTATGGCGTCGATATCCCAGACGAAGGGATATCCGTTGACGTTAATTTAGAAAAATTAATTGATAGGATTGTCCTCGGACCAAACCTTGAAAAGGATACAATCGAACAAATTTATAAAGTTGCGAACTCTGTAAACCTTGCCGACAAAATTGAAATGTCGACCCTAACATACACACCTATGTATGTTCCTGCTGGCCCTTTAGTCATAACGTAA
- a CDS encoding phage terminase large subunit family protein, with product MIPETESLANRKGIYFVINKAFNLFLPPERLTVSEWADMHRVISDANAMPGPWRTDNAPYQREPMDCIGDKVTRRVSLMWSAQVGKTECVNNGIGYNISQDPKSVMMMHPTQSDLKTWSETKLTPLLNDTPCIKDVIAKPRGRDGVNNALMKSFPGGFLMFSWSGSTNTMRGRSAPIINCDEIDGYTITAEGDAVQLLWQRAATFGDRRKLIETSTPTIKGFSRIEKAFLQGDQRYYYLPCPHCGTKERLKWANVKWDKDEDGNHLPETAHYICEHCGCVIEDKHKPAMLRGGEWIASRPFMGHASFHLNELYSPWRKFRDIVQSFLDKKAAGDEQSFINVSLAETWEEKGDQIDDSGLLKNRTHYSAPVPMGGVFLTAGVDTQVDRLECEVVAWGLGEESWSVDYHIIYGDPDRLETWDALDDYLDQRWMHESGVELSVYATAIDSGGSNTQSVYGYCKKRRASRRFAIKGKGGEGIPIVSAPSKRKSGKKGRAVELFSVGTDQSKTLLYKRLGLDGEGPGRCHFPDNYPTKYEEEFFKQLTAEKRITRYVKGFPKHDWIKTRPRNEALDCRVYSYAALLIVNPNIKKVKARIMKKAELIEPEEKHVVIAESQQVEKVIQTAVEPEPKTKLKKKKNKKRRRRQSFVKR from the coding sequence ATGATCCCGGAAACTGAGTCTTTAGCTAACCGGAAGGGTATTTATTTTGTAATAAATAAGGCCTTTAACCTTTTCTTGCCGCCGGAACGCCTCACTGTTTCCGAGTGGGCAGATATGCACCGTGTGATTTCAGACGCTAACGCCATGCCCGGCCCGTGGAGGACTGACAACGCGCCTTACCAGCGCGAACCGATGGACTGTATCGGTGATAAGGTGACGCGCCGGGTTTCGCTTATGTGGTCGGCACAGGTCGGAAAAACCGAGTGCGTCAACAACGGTATCGGTTACAATATTTCGCAAGACCCTAAGTCCGTGATGATGATGCACCCCACGCAGTCGGATTTAAAAACATGGTCGGAAACAAAATTAACCCCGCTCCTGAATGATACCCCTTGTATTAAAGATGTAATCGCAAAACCGCGCGGGCGTGATGGTGTAAACAATGCGTTGATGAAGTCTTTCCCCGGCGGGTTCCTCATGTTTTCATGGTCCGGGTCAACAAACACTATGCGCGGGCGTTCCGCTCCTATTATCAACTGTGATGAAATCGACGGCTATACAATCACGGCGGAAGGCGACGCGGTCCAGCTTCTCTGGCAACGTGCTGCAACGTTTGGCGATAGACGCAAGCTGATTGAAACCAGCACCCCCACAATCAAGGGTTTTTCACGAATTGAAAAAGCTTTCTTGCAGGGTGATCAGCGTTATTACTATCTGCCGTGCCCGCATTGTGGAACTAAAGAGCGGCTGAAATGGGCTAACGTAAAGTGGGATAAAGACGAAGACGGGAACCATTTACCTGAAACCGCTCATTATATTTGTGAGCATTGCGGGTGTGTCATTGAAGACAAACACAAGCCCGCCATGCTTCGTGGTGGTGAGTGGATTGCCTCCCGTCCTTTTATGGGCCATGCCTCTTTTCATCTTAATGAGCTTTATAGCCCGTGGCGAAAATTTAGAGATATTGTCCAATCCTTTTTAGACAAGAAAGCTGCTGGTGATGAACAATCATTTATCAACGTGTCGCTTGCTGAAACATGGGAAGAAAAAGGCGACCAGATAGACGATTCCGGTTTATTGAAAAACCGTACCCATTACAGCGCACCTGTACCGATGGGCGGCGTGTTTCTTACAGCCGGGGTTGATACGCAGGTTGACCGTCTTGAATGTGAAGTTGTGGCGTGGGGACTTGGCGAGGAAAGCTGGTCAGTAGACTACCATATTATTTACGGTGACCCGGATCGCCTCGAAACATGGGATGCCCTTGACGATTATCTTGATCAGCGGTGGATGCATGAAAGTGGGGTTGAACTCTCTGTCTATGCAACCGCGATTGACTCTGGTGGTAGCAATACCCAATCCGTTTACGGCTATTGCAAAAAACGCCGTGCTTCCCGCCGCTTTGCAATCAAGGGTAAGGGCGGCGAAGGAATCCCCATTGTTTCCGCTCCATCAAAGCGCAAGTCCGGTAAAAAGGGGCGCGCGGTTGAACTTTTTTCTGTTGGCACCGACCAGAGCAAGACCTTGCTTTATAAGCGGCTCGGTTTGGACGGAGAAGGCCCCGGACGTTGCCACTTTCCAGATAATTACCCCACCAAATACGAAGAAGAATTTTTTAAACAGTTGACCGCTGAAAAACGGATAACTCGTTACGTCAAAGGTTTTCCAAAGCATGATTGGATCAAGACCCGTCCTCGTAATGAGGCTCTTGATTGTCGTGTCTATTCGTATGCGGCGTTGCTGATTGTTAACCCGAATATCAAAAAGGTTAAGGCCCGGATTATGAAAAAGGCCGAACTGATTGAACCTGAAGAAAAGCACGTTGTCATTGCGGAAAGCCAGCAGGTCGAAAAGGTCATTCAAACCGCAGTGGAACCGGAACCGAAAACAAAGTTAAAAAAGAAAAAAAACAAGAAACGCCGAAGACGGCAGAGCTTTGTTAAACGATGA